A window from Manis javanica isolate MJ-LG chromosome 10, MJ_LKY, whole genome shotgun sequence encodes these proteins:
- the COPS6 gene encoding COP9 signalosome complex subunit 6: protein MAAAANGTGGSSGMEVDAAVVPSVMASGVTGSVSVALHPLVILNISDHWIRMRSQEGRPVQVIGALIGKQEGRNIEVMNSFELLSHTVEEKIIIDKEYYYTKEEQFKQVFKELEFLGWYTTGGPPDSSDIHVHKQVCEIIESPLFLKLNPMTKHTDLPVSVFESVIDIINGEATMLFAELTYTLATEEAERIGVDHVARMTATGSGENSTVAEHLIAQHSAIKMLHSRVKLILEYVKASEAGEVPFNHEILREAYALCHCLPVLSTDKFKTDFYDQCNDVGLMAYLGTITKTCNTMNQFVNKFNVLYDRQGIGRRMRGLFF, encoded by the exons ATGGCGGCGGCGGCGAACGGGACCGGAGGGAGCAGCGGGATGGAGGTGGATGCTGCAG TAGTCCCCAGCGTGATGGCCTCCGGAGTGACGGGGAGTGTTTCGGTCGCTCTTCATCCCCTGGTCATTCTCAACATCTCAGACCACTGGATTCGCATGCGCTCGCAGGAGGGGCGGCCTGTGCAGG TGATTGGGGCTCTGATCGGGAAGCAGGAAGGCCGAAATATCGAGGTGATGAACTCCTTTGAGCTGCTGTCCCACACCGTGGAAGAGAAGATTATCATTGACAAGGAATATTATTACACCAAGGAGGAGCAGT TTAAACAGGTATTCAAGGAGCTGGAGTTTCTGGGTTGGTATACCACAGGGGGTCCACCTGACTCCTCCGACATCCACGTCCATAAGCAG GTGTGCGAGATAATCGAGAGCCCCCTCTTTCTTAAATTGAATCCCATGACGAAGCACACAGAC CTTCCCGTCAGCGTTTTTGAGTCTGTCATTGACATAATCAATGGAGAG GCCACAATGCTGTTTGCTGAGCTAACCTACACTCTGGCCACAGAGGAAGCTGAACGCATTGGTGTAGACCACGTGGCTCGAATGACGGCCACGGGCAGTGGCGAGAACTCTACTG TGGCTGAACACCTGATAGCACAACACAGTGCAATTAAGATGCTGCACAGTCGTGTCAAGCTCATCTTGGAGTATGTCAAGGCCTCTGAAGCCG GAGAGGTCCCCTTTAATCATGAGATCCTGCGGGAGGCCTATGCTCTGTGCCACTGCCTCCCAGTGCTCAGCACAGACAAGTTCAAGACAGACTTTTATGAT CAATGCAACGATGTGGGGCTCATGGCCTACCTTGGCACCATCACCAAAACATGCAACACCATGAACCAGTTTGTGAACAAGTTCAACGTCTTGTATGATCGGCAAGGCATTGGCAGGCGCATGCGAGGGCTCTTCTTCTGA
- the MCM7 gene encoding DNA replication licensing factor MCM7 isoform X3 — protein sequence MYIDLDDIAEDDPELVDSICENAKRYARLFADAVQELLPQFKEREVVNKDVLDVYIEHRLMMEQRSRDPGTARSSQNQYPPELLRRFELYFQGPSSNKPRVIREVKADSVGKLVTVRGIVTRVSEVKPRMVVATYTCDQCGAETYQPIQSPTFMPLIMCPSQECQTNRSGGRLYLQTRGSKFIKFQEMKMQEHSDQVPVGNIPRSITVLVEGENTRIAQPGDHISVTGIFLPILRTGFRQVVQGLLSETYLEAHRVVKMSKSEEEESARELSREELRQIAEEDFYEKLAASIAPEIYGHEDVKKALLLLLVGGVDKTPRGMKIRGNINICLMGDPGVAKSQLLSYIDRLAPRSQYTTGRGSSGVGLTAAVLRDSVSGELTLEGGALVLADQGVCCIDEFDKMAEADRTAIHEVMEQQTISIAKAGILTTLNARCSILAAANPAYGRYNPRRSLEQNIQLPAALLSRFDLLWLIQDRPDRDNDLRLAQHITYVHQHSRQPPAQFEPLNMKLMRRYIAMCQEKQPMVPESLADYITAAYVEMRREAWASKDATYTSARTLLAILRLSTALARLRMVDTVEKEDVNEAIRLMEMSKDSLLGDKGQAARTQRPADVIFATVRELVSEGQSVRFSEAEQRCISRGFTPAQFQAALDEYEELNVWQVNNARTWITFV from the exons ATGTACATAGACCTAGATGATATAGCCGAGGACGATCCTGAGTTGGTGGACTCAATTTGTGAGAACGCCAAACGCTATGCAAGGCTCTTTGCTGATGCTGTGCAAGAGCTGCTGCCTCAGTTCAAGGAGCGAGAG GTGGTAAATAAAGATGTCCTGGACGTTTATATTGAGCACCGGCTGATGATGGAACAGCGAAGCCGGGACCCAGGGACAGCCCGAAGCTCACAGAACCAGTACCCTCCTGAGCTCCTGCGCAGATT TGAGCTGTATTTTCAGGGCCCAAGCAGTAACAAGCCTCGCGTGATCCGGGAAGTAAAGGCTGACTCTGTGGGGAAATTGGTGACTGTGCGTGGAATTGTCACCAGGGTCTCTGAAGTCAAACCCCGAATGGTAGTGGCCACTTACACTTGTGACCAGTGTGGGGCAGAGACCTACCAGCCG ATCCAGTCTCCCACTTTCATGCCTCTGATCATGTGCCCAAGCCAGGAGTGCCAGACCAACCGCTCAGGAGGGCGGCTCTATTTGCAGACACGGGGCTCCAAATTCATCAAATTCCAGGAGATGAAAATGCAAGAACAT AGTGACCAAGTTCCTGTGGGAAATATCCCTCGTAGCATCACCGTGCTGGTGGAAGGAGAGAACACAAGGATAGCCCAGCCTGGAGACCACATCAGTGTCACTGGTATCTTCTTGCCCATCCTGCGTACTGGGTTCCGACAGGTGGTGCAG GGTTTACTCTCAGAAACGTACCTGGAAGCCCATCGGGTCGTGAAGATGAGTAAGAGCGAGGAGGAGGAGTCGGCTAGGGAGCTGAGCAGGGAGGAGCTGAGGCAGATCGCAG AGGAGGATTTCTATGAAAAGCTGGCCGCCTCTATTGCGCCAGAGATATATGGGCATGAAGATGTTAAGAAGGcgctgctgctcctgctggtaGGCGGCGTGGACAAGACTCCTCGAGGCATGAAGATCAGGG GCAACATCAACATCTGCCTGATGGGGGACCCGGGTGTGGCCAAGTCTCAGCTCCTTTCTTATATTGATCGCCTGGCCCCCCGCA GCCAGTACACAACAGGCCGGGGCTCCTCCGGAGTGGGGCTTACAGCAGCTGTGCTGAGAGACTCTGTGAGTGGGGAGCTGACCCTGGAGGGGGGGGCCCTTGTGCTGGCTGACCAGGGGGTGTGCTGTATTGATGAGTTCGACAAGATGGCTGAGGCTGACCGCACAGCCATCCACGAGGTCATGGAGCAGCAGACCATCTCCATTGCCAAGGCAGGCATCCTCACCACACTCAATGCCCGCTGCTCCATCCTGGCTGCTGCCAACCCTGCCTACGGGCGCTACAACCCTCGCCGCAGCCTGGAGCAGAACATACAGCTCCCTGCTGCGCTGCTGTCCCGATTTGACCTCCTCTGGCTGATCCAGGACAGGCCCGACAGAGACAATGACCTACG GTTGGCCCAGCACATCACCTATGTGCACCAGCATAGCCGGCAGCCCCCTGCCCAGTTCGAGCCTTTGAACATGAAGCTTATGAG ACGTTACATAGCTATGTGCCAGGAGAAGCAGCCCATGGTGCCGGAGTCCCTGGCTGACTATATCACAGCAGCTTATGTGGAGATGAGGCGTGAAGCCTGGGCAAGTAAGGATGCCACCTATACTTCCGCCCGGACCCTGCTGGCTATCCTGCGACTGTCCACTGCTCTG GCACGTCTGCGGATGGTGGACACAGTGGAGAAGGAAGATGTGAATGAAGCCATAAGGCTGATGGAGATGTCAAAGGACTCACTCCTGGGCGACAAGGGGCAGGCAGCAAG gaccCAGAGACCAGCCGATGTGATATTTGCCACTGTCCGTGAGTTGGTCTCAGAGGGCCAAAGTGTCCGCTTTTCCGAGGCAGAGCAGCGCTGCATCTCCCGTGGCTTCACACCTGCCCAGTTCCAGGCAGCTCTGGATGAGTATGAGGAGTTAAATGTCTGGCAGGTCAATAACGCTCGGACATGGATCACTTTTGTTTGA
- the MCM7 gene encoding DNA replication licensing factor MCM7 isoform X2, whose product MALKDYALEKEKIKKFLQEFYQDEEFGKKQFKYGNQLVQLAHREQVVMYIDLDDIAEDDPELVDSICENAKRYARLFADAVQELLPQFKEREVVNKDVLDVYIEHRLMMEQRSRDPGTARSSQNQYPPELLRRFELYFQGPSSNKPRVIREVKADSVGKLVTVRGIVTRVSEVKPRMVVATYTCDQCGAETYQPIQSPTFMPLIMCPSQECQTNRSGGRLYLQTRGSKFIKFQEMKMQEHSDQVPVGNIPRSITVLVEGENTRIAQPGDHISVTGIFLPILRTGFRQVVQGLLSETYLEAHRVVKMSKSEEEESARELSREELRQIAEEDFYEKLAASIAPEIYGHEDVKKALLLLLVGGVDKTPRGMKIRGNINICLMGDPGVAKSQLLSYIDRLAPRSQYTTGRGSSGVGLTAAVLRDSVSGELTLEGGALVLADQGVCCIDEFDKMAEADRTAIHEVMEQQTISIAKAGILTTLNARCSILAAANPAYGRYNPRRSLEQNIQLPAALLSRFDLLWLIQDRPDRDNDLRLAQHITYVHQHSRQPPAQFEPLNMKLMRRYIAMCQEKQPMVPESLADYITAAYVEMRREAWASKDATYTSARTLLAILRLSTALARLRMVDTVEKEDVNEAIRLMEMSKDSLLGDKGQAARTQRPADVIFATVRELVSEGQSVRFSEAEQRCISRGFTPAQFQAALDEYEELNVWQVNNARTWITFV is encoded by the exons ATGGCACTGAAGGACTACGCGCTCGAGAAAG AAAAGATTAAGAAGTTCCTACAAGAGTTCTACCAGGATGAGGAATTTGGCAAGAAGCAGTTCAAGTATGGGAACCAGTTG gtTCAACTGGCTCATCGGGAGCAAGTGGTAATGTACATAGACCTAGATGATATAGCCGAGGACGATCCTGAGTTGGTGGACTCAATTTGTGAGAACGCCAAACGCTATGCAAGGCTCTTTGCTGATGCTGTGCAAGAGCTGCTGCCTCAGTTCAAGGAGCGAGAG GTGGTAAATAAAGATGTCCTGGACGTTTATATTGAGCACCGGCTGATGATGGAACAGCGAAGCCGGGACCCAGGGACAGCCCGAAGCTCACAGAACCAGTACCCTCCTGAGCTCCTGCGCAGATT TGAGCTGTATTTTCAGGGCCCAAGCAGTAACAAGCCTCGCGTGATCCGGGAAGTAAAGGCTGACTCTGTGGGGAAATTGGTGACTGTGCGTGGAATTGTCACCAGGGTCTCTGAAGTCAAACCCCGAATGGTAGTGGCCACTTACACTTGTGACCAGTGTGGGGCAGAGACCTACCAGCCG ATCCAGTCTCCCACTTTCATGCCTCTGATCATGTGCCCAAGCCAGGAGTGCCAGACCAACCGCTCAGGAGGGCGGCTCTATTTGCAGACACGGGGCTCCAAATTCATCAAATTCCAGGAGATGAAAATGCAAGAACAT AGTGACCAAGTTCCTGTGGGAAATATCCCTCGTAGCATCACCGTGCTGGTGGAAGGAGAGAACACAAGGATAGCCCAGCCTGGAGACCACATCAGTGTCACTGGTATCTTCTTGCCCATCCTGCGTACTGGGTTCCGACAGGTGGTGCAG GGTTTACTCTCAGAAACGTACCTGGAAGCCCATCGGGTCGTGAAGATGAGTAAGAGCGAGGAGGAGGAGTCGGCTAGGGAGCTGAGCAGGGAGGAGCTGAGGCAGATCGCAG AGGAGGATTTCTATGAAAAGCTGGCCGCCTCTATTGCGCCAGAGATATATGGGCATGAAGATGTTAAGAAGGcgctgctgctcctgctggtaGGCGGCGTGGACAAGACTCCTCGAGGCATGAAGATCAGGG GCAACATCAACATCTGCCTGATGGGGGACCCGGGTGTGGCCAAGTCTCAGCTCCTTTCTTATATTGATCGCCTGGCCCCCCGCA GCCAGTACACAACAGGCCGGGGCTCCTCCGGAGTGGGGCTTACAGCAGCTGTGCTGAGAGACTCTGTGAGTGGGGAGCTGACCCTGGAGGGGGGGGCCCTTGTGCTGGCTGACCAGGGGGTGTGCTGTATTGATGAGTTCGACAAGATGGCTGAGGCTGACCGCACAGCCATCCACGAGGTCATGGAGCAGCAGACCATCTCCATTGCCAAGGCAGGCATCCTCACCACACTCAATGCCCGCTGCTCCATCCTGGCTGCTGCCAACCCTGCCTACGGGCGCTACAACCCTCGCCGCAGCCTGGAGCAGAACATACAGCTCCCTGCTGCGCTGCTGTCCCGATTTGACCTCCTCTGGCTGATCCAGGACAGGCCCGACAGAGACAATGACCTACG GTTGGCCCAGCACATCACCTATGTGCACCAGCATAGCCGGCAGCCCCCTGCCCAGTTCGAGCCTTTGAACATGAAGCTTATGAG ACGTTACATAGCTATGTGCCAGGAGAAGCAGCCCATGGTGCCGGAGTCCCTGGCTGACTATATCACAGCAGCTTATGTGGAGATGAGGCGTGAAGCCTGGGCAAGTAAGGATGCCACCTATACTTCCGCCCGGACCCTGCTGGCTATCCTGCGACTGTCCACTGCTCTG GCACGTCTGCGGATGGTGGACACAGTGGAGAAGGAAGATGTGAATGAAGCCATAAGGCTGATGGAGATGTCAAAGGACTCACTCCTGGGCGACAAGGGGCAGGCAGCAAG gaccCAGAGACCAGCCGATGTGATATTTGCCACTGTCCGTGAGTTGGTCTCAGAGGGCCAAAGTGTCCGCTTTTCCGAGGCAGAGCAGCGCTGCATCTCCCGTGGCTTCACACCTGCCCAGTTCCAGGCAGCTCTGGATGAGTATGAGGAGTTAAATGTCTGGCAGGTCAATAACGCTCGGACATGGATCACTTTTGTTTGA
- the ZNF3 gene encoding LOW QUALITY PROTEIN: zinc finger protein 3 (The sequence of the model RefSeq protein was modified relative to this genomic sequence to represent the inferred CDS: inserted 1 base in 1 codon) yields MAPFPLKITPEFNVAATHLRSASSFSFKNLLSLQLGGQRPELQAPPMETQASRVSQEPQALLESKFPAFSNKDSLGDEMLAAALLKAKSQELVTFEDVAVYFIRKEWKRLEPAQQDLYRDVMLENYGNVFSLDGETRTEHDPEISEDTGSHRVLLGRFQKDISQGLKYKESYEQEVSLKKQLGNSSGERLSRKVQDFGQVTVEEKLAPLGERSEKYSFTVSSNLLSHQRFPVGDRPHKCDECSKSFNRTSDLIQHQRIHTGEKPYECSECGKAFSQSSHLIQHQRIHTGEKPYECSDCRKTFSCSSALILHRRIHTGEKPYECSECGKTFSWSSTLTHHQRIHTGEKPYACNECGKAFSRSSTLIHHQRIHTGEKPYECNECGKAFSQSSHLYQHQRIHTGEKPYECMECGGKFTYSSGLIQHQRIHTGENPYECSECGKAFRYSSALVRHQRIHTGEKPXECNGSEQKFSQSYCWSKYQRVYVTATHLFSSLSPSLMSSCLTV; encoded by the exons ATGGCCCCTTTTCCTCTAAAGATAACACCTGAATTTAATGTAGCAGCTACACACCTAAgaag TGCTTCCTCGTTTTCATTCAAAAACTTGCTGAGTCTGCAACTgggaggccagaggccagagCTTCAAGCCCCACCCATGGAAACTCAGGCCAGTCGTGTATCTCAGGAACCTCAGGCCCTGCTTGAGAGTA AATTTCCTGCATTTTCCAACAAGGACAGCCTGGGGGATGAGATGTTGGCAGCTGCACTCCTAAAGGCCAAGTCCCAG GAGTTGGTGACCTTTGAGGACGTGGCTGTGTACTTCATCCGGAAGGAGTGGAAGCGTTTGGAGCCTGCTCAGCAGGACCTCTACAGGGATGTGATGCTGGAGAACTATGGGAACGTGTTCTCACTGG ATGGTGAGACCAGAACTGAGCATGATCCAGAAATTTCTGAAGATACAGGATCACACAGGGTGCTATTGGGAAGATTCCAAAAGGATATTTCTCAGGGTCTTAAGTACAAAGAATCCTATGAACAAGAAGTCAGTCTAAAGAAGCAGTTGGGAAACTCCTCCGGGGAAAGACTGAGTAGGAAGGTACAAGATTTTGGTCAAGTGACAGTTGAGGAGAAGCTTGCCCCCCTGGGAGAAAGAAGTGAGAAATACAGCTTCACTGTGAGTTCCAACCTTCTTTCACATCAGAGATTTCCAGTGGGAGACAGACCACATAAGTGTGATGAATGTAGCAAGAGCTTTAATCGAACTTCAGACCTTATCCAGCACCAGAGAAtccacactggggagaagcccTACGAATGTAGTgagtgtgggaaggccttcagcCAGAGCTCACACCTTATTCAGCATCAGCGGATCCACACTGGAGAGAAGCCCTACGAATGTAGCGACTGCAGGAAGACCTTCAGTTGTAGCTCTGCCCTCATTCTGCACCGGAGGATCCACACGGGGGAGAAGCCCTATGAATGTAGTGAGTGTGGGAAGACCTTCAGCTGGAGCTCCACCCTTACTCATCATCAGAGAAtccacactggggagaagccGTATGCTTGTAATGAGTGTGGCAAGGCCTTCAGCAGGAGCTCCACCCTTATTCACCACCAGAGAATTCACACTGGGGAGAAGCCCTATGAATGTAATgagtgtgggaaggccttcagcCAGAGCTCACACCTCTATCAGCACCAGAGAATCCACACTGGAGAGAAGCCCTATGAATGTATGGAATGTGGTGGAAAGTTTACCTATAGTTCAGGCCTTATTCAGCATCAAAGAATCCACACTGGGGAGAATCCCTATGAATGTAGtgagtgtgggaaagcctttagGTACAGCTCAGCTCTTGTGCGCCATCAGagaattcacactggagagaagc TTGAATGTAATGGGAGTGAGCAAAAGTTCTCTCAGAGTTACTGCTGGAGTAAATATCAGAGAGTCTACGTGACAGCCACACACCTGTTTTCCTCACTTTCTCCAAGTCTAATGAGCTCCTGCCTTACTGTATAA
- the MCM7 gene encoding DNA replication licensing factor MCM7 isoform X1: MELLVVGRPWNRGTELEAERGEKIKKFLQEFYQDEEFGKKQFKYGNQLVQLAHREQVVMYIDLDDIAEDDPELVDSICENAKRYARLFADAVQELLPQFKEREVVNKDVLDVYIEHRLMMEQRSRDPGTARSSQNQYPPELLRRFELYFQGPSSNKPRVIREVKADSVGKLVTVRGIVTRVSEVKPRMVVATYTCDQCGAETYQPIQSPTFMPLIMCPSQECQTNRSGGRLYLQTRGSKFIKFQEMKMQEHSDQVPVGNIPRSITVLVEGENTRIAQPGDHISVTGIFLPILRTGFRQVVQGLLSETYLEAHRVVKMSKSEEEESARELSREELRQIAEEDFYEKLAASIAPEIYGHEDVKKALLLLLVGGVDKTPRGMKIRGNINICLMGDPGVAKSQLLSYIDRLAPRSQYTTGRGSSGVGLTAAVLRDSVSGELTLEGGALVLADQGVCCIDEFDKMAEADRTAIHEVMEQQTISIAKAGILTTLNARCSILAAANPAYGRYNPRRSLEQNIQLPAALLSRFDLLWLIQDRPDRDNDLRLAQHITYVHQHSRQPPAQFEPLNMKLMRRYIAMCQEKQPMVPESLADYITAAYVEMRREAWASKDATYTSARTLLAILRLSTALARLRMVDTVEKEDVNEAIRLMEMSKDSLLGDKGQAARTQRPADVIFATVRELVSEGQSVRFSEAEQRCISRGFTPAQFQAALDEYEELNVWQVNNARTWITFV, from the exons ATGGAGTTGCTGGTGGTGGGACGGCCCTGGAATCGGGGGACTGAGCTGGAGGCCGAGAgaggag AAAAGATTAAGAAGTTCCTACAAGAGTTCTACCAGGATGAGGAATTTGGCAAGAAGCAGTTCAAGTATGGGAACCAGTTG gtTCAACTGGCTCATCGGGAGCAAGTGGTAATGTACATAGACCTAGATGATATAGCCGAGGACGATCCTGAGTTGGTGGACTCAATTTGTGAGAACGCCAAACGCTATGCAAGGCTCTTTGCTGATGCTGTGCAAGAGCTGCTGCCTCAGTTCAAGGAGCGAGAG GTGGTAAATAAAGATGTCCTGGACGTTTATATTGAGCACCGGCTGATGATGGAACAGCGAAGCCGGGACCCAGGGACAGCCCGAAGCTCACAGAACCAGTACCCTCCTGAGCTCCTGCGCAGATT TGAGCTGTATTTTCAGGGCCCAAGCAGTAACAAGCCTCGCGTGATCCGGGAAGTAAAGGCTGACTCTGTGGGGAAATTGGTGACTGTGCGTGGAATTGTCACCAGGGTCTCTGAAGTCAAACCCCGAATGGTAGTGGCCACTTACACTTGTGACCAGTGTGGGGCAGAGACCTACCAGCCG ATCCAGTCTCCCACTTTCATGCCTCTGATCATGTGCCCAAGCCAGGAGTGCCAGACCAACCGCTCAGGAGGGCGGCTCTATTTGCAGACACGGGGCTCCAAATTCATCAAATTCCAGGAGATGAAAATGCAAGAACAT AGTGACCAAGTTCCTGTGGGAAATATCCCTCGTAGCATCACCGTGCTGGTGGAAGGAGAGAACACAAGGATAGCCCAGCCTGGAGACCACATCAGTGTCACTGGTATCTTCTTGCCCATCCTGCGTACTGGGTTCCGACAGGTGGTGCAG GGTTTACTCTCAGAAACGTACCTGGAAGCCCATCGGGTCGTGAAGATGAGTAAGAGCGAGGAGGAGGAGTCGGCTAGGGAGCTGAGCAGGGAGGAGCTGAGGCAGATCGCAG AGGAGGATTTCTATGAAAAGCTGGCCGCCTCTATTGCGCCAGAGATATATGGGCATGAAGATGTTAAGAAGGcgctgctgctcctgctggtaGGCGGCGTGGACAAGACTCCTCGAGGCATGAAGATCAGGG GCAACATCAACATCTGCCTGATGGGGGACCCGGGTGTGGCCAAGTCTCAGCTCCTTTCTTATATTGATCGCCTGGCCCCCCGCA GCCAGTACACAACAGGCCGGGGCTCCTCCGGAGTGGGGCTTACAGCAGCTGTGCTGAGAGACTCTGTGAGTGGGGAGCTGACCCTGGAGGGGGGGGCCCTTGTGCTGGCTGACCAGGGGGTGTGCTGTATTGATGAGTTCGACAAGATGGCTGAGGCTGACCGCACAGCCATCCACGAGGTCATGGAGCAGCAGACCATCTCCATTGCCAAGGCAGGCATCCTCACCACACTCAATGCCCGCTGCTCCATCCTGGCTGCTGCCAACCCTGCCTACGGGCGCTACAACCCTCGCCGCAGCCTGGAGCAGAACATACAGCTCCCTGCTGCGCTGCTGTCCCGATTTGACCTCCTCTGGCTGATCCAGGACAGGCCCGACAGAGACAATGACCTACG GTTGGCCCAGCACATCACCTATGTGCACCAGCATAGCCGGCAGCCCCCTGCCCAGTTCGAGCCTTTGAACATGAAGCTTATGAG ACGTTACATAGCTATGTGCCAGGAGAAGCAGCCCATGGTGCCGGAGTCCCTGGCTGACTATATCACAGCAGCTTATGTGGAGATGAGGCGTGAAGCCTGGGCAAGTAAGGATGCCACCTATACTTCCGCCCGGACCCTGCTGGCTATCCTGCGACTGTCCACTGCTCTG GCACGTCTGCGGATGGTGGACACAGTGGAGAAGGAAGATGTGAATGAAGCCATAAGGCTGATGGAGATGTCAAAGGACTCACTCCTGGGCGACAAGGGGCAGGCAGCAAG gaccCAGAGACCAGCCGATGTGATATTTGCCACTGTCCGTGAGTTGGTCTCAGAGGGCCAAAGTGTCCGCTTTTCCGAGGCAGAGCAGCGCTGCATCTCCCGTGGCTTCACACCTGCCCAGTTCCAGGCAGCTCTGGATGAGTATGAGGAGTTAAATGTCTGGCAGGTCAATAACGCTCGGACATGGATCACTTTTGTTTGA